Proteins from a genomic interval of Synechococcus sp. A15-28:
- a CDS encoding 5-(carboxyamino)imidazole ribonucleotide synthase, which produces MTTTAEMIGVVGGGQLARMMVEAAAERQVAVAVQTGSTDDPACAGASRQVTADPRDVAGTRQLVVGCQGVTFENEWVNIDALIPLEQQGVRFRPALAALSPLVNKLSQRQLLADLAIAAPPWCPLSQISAAQPALPKGWSFPVMAKAAHGGYDGKGTVVVESVEDLARLIRSVDGDDWLLECWVTYERELALVVSRDAQGRVRSFPLVETHQSQQVCDWVLAPAAVDQGVEAQAYNVAASLLTKLNYVGVLALEFFFGPDGLQVNEVAPRTHNSGHFSIEACSSSQFDQQVCIAAGLPVPAPELTSNGALMVNLLGLENPSRSLEQRLDALAALPDAHLHWYGKTPETPGRKLGHVTVLLPGPDAKQREQQAQAALELIRGIWPSSG; this is translated from the coding sequence ATGACCACCACGGCCGAGATGATCGGTGTCGTCGGCGGCGGCCAGCTCGCTCGCATGATGGTGGAGGCTGCTGCAGAACGGCAGGTGGCCGTGGCGGTTCAGACCGGTTCCACTGACGACCCCGCCTGTGCCGGTGCATCCCGTCAGGTGACAGCGGATCCTCGCGATGTGGCCGGAACCCGCCAACTTGTCGTGGGTTGCCAGGGGGTCACCTTCGAAAACGAGTGGGTCAACATCGACGCCCTCATCCCCCTCGAACAGCAGGGGGTACGGTTCCGACCGGCCCTCGCCGCCCTCTCTCCACTGGTCAACAAGCTGTCGCAGCGCCAGCTTCTGGCGGATCTCGCCATCGCCGCACCACCCTGGTGTCCGTTGAGTCAGATCTCCGCGGCCCAGCCAGCCCTGCCGAAAGGTTGGTCATTTCCGGTGATGGCCAAGGCGGCCCACGGCGGATACGACGGCAAGGGGACCGTTGTCGTGGAGTCCGTTGAAGACCTGGCTCGTTTGATCCGCAGTGTGGACGGCGACGACTGGCTGCTGGAGTGCTGGGTGACGTACGAACGGGAGCTGGCGCTGGTGGTGAGTCGTGATGCCCAGGGACGGGTCCGCAGCTTCCCCCTGGTGGAAACCCATCAAAGTCAGCAAGTCTGTGACTGGGTTCTGGCTCCAGCGGCGGTGGATCAAGGGGTGGAGGCTCAGGCCTACAACGTGGCCGCGTCTCTGCTCACCAAACTCAACTATGTGGGGGTTCTGGCCCTGGAGTTTTTCTTCGGTCCCGACGGTCTGCAGGTGAACGAGGTGGCTCCTCGTACTCACAACTCCGGCCACTTTTCGATTGAAGCCTGCAGCAGCAGTCAGTTCGATCAACAGGTTTGCATTGCGGCCGGTCTACCGGTGCCAGCCCCTGAACTCACCAGCAATGGTGCCCTGATGGTGAATCTGCTGGGGCTTGAGAATCCCTCCCGATCCCTGGAGCAGCGGCTGGATGCCTTGGCGGCTCTGCCGGATGCGCACCTGCACTGGTACGGCAAAACACCGGAAACTCCTGGTCGCAAGCTTGGTCACGTGACCGTGCTCCTCCCGGGACCCGATGCCAAACAGCGTGAGCAGCAAGCCCAGGCCGCACTGGAGCTGATCCGCGGGATCTGGCCATCCTCCGGTTGA
- a CDS encoding sugar ABC transporter permease, producing MRRSLVAWAFLLPALVLISLSVLLPALMALVMSFTASGLDVSEPLRFVGLANLQRLLLDPMVRRVLLTTFLYLCGVVPPIVLGSLALAVLVNRGLPGSHLMRGAFYTPVLVSIVVAAIAFRWLYAENGLINGWLAELIGPSFTPIGFLTSPQLALPAVMVVTLWKGLGYYMVIFLAGLQGIPKELYEAAELDGSEGWRQHVDITLPLLRPYVSLVAVVSSIAATKVFEEVFLMTQGGPADSTRTIVYYVYDQAFAELEISYACTLGLALFLVVMLFTLVRLAFSGDRALI from the coding sequence TTGCGCCGCAGTCTCGTTGCCTGGGCGTTTCTGTTGCCGGCCCTGGTGCTGATCAGTCTCTCGGTTCTGCTCCCGGCGCTCATGGCTCTGGTGATGAGCTTCACCGCGTCCGGCCTGGACGTGAGCGAGCCACTCCGCTTCGTCGGCTTGGCCAACCTGCAGCGGCTCCTCCTGGATCCGATGGTGCGGCGGGTGCTGCTCACCACGTTTCTGTATCTCTGCGGAGTTGTTCCGCCGATTGTTCTCGGTTCACTGGCTCTGGCGGTTCTGGTGAACCGCGGTCTGCCCGGCAGTCACCTGATGCGCGGCGCCTTCTACACACCGGTGTTGGTGTCGATCGTGGTGGCAGCCATCGCCTTCCGTTGGCTCTATGCAGAAAACGGTCTGATCAACGGATGGCTTGCCGAACTGATCGGCCCGTCGTTCACCCCCATCGGTTTTCTGACGTCACCACAGCTGGCTTTGCCGGCAGTGATGGTGGTGACGTTGTGGAAAGGGCTCGGGTATTACATGGTGATCTTTCTGGCGGGTTTGCAGGGCATCCCCAAAGAGCTCTACGAGGCGGCGGAGCTCGACGGCAGTGAGGGATGGCGTCAGCACGTGGACATCACCCTGCCCCTGCTGCGGCCCTATGTCTCCCTTGTCGCTGTGGTGTCGTCCATTGCGGCCACGAAGGTGTTCGAGGAGGTGTTCCTGATGACCCAGGGTGGGCCTGCAGATTCAACCCGGACGATCGTTTATTACGTGTACGACCAGGCCTTCGCCGAACTGGAGATCAGTTACGCCTGCACCCTCGGTCTGGCGTTGTTCCTGGTGGTGATGCTCTTCACCCTGGTGCGTCTGGCCTTCAGTGGCGACCGTGCCCTGATCTGA
- the aroB gene encoding 3-dehydroquinate synthase, whose translation MVASPTLRRISVALERYPYEVVIGAGGLNRLGDELLTAGIQPGRRILVVSNPDVAGPYGEACLQSLAQQGFHADLLVIDAGEDRKTPATVAAIHDAAFERHLERSSLMLALGGGVVGDMTGFAAATWLRGIRVIQVPTTLLAMVDAAIGGKTGVNHPGGKNLIGAFHQPSLVLIDPETLNTLPIREFRAGMAEVIKYGILGDPDLFHCLEEGPEPDSAPGLGSGRLEIILERSAAAKARVVAADEREGGLRAVLNYGHTFGHVVETLCGYGTWLHGEAVAIGMVAVGQLALNRGSWTEKDAERQKQLIQRCGLPTAWPDLNPDAVLRTLQGDKKVKDGRLRFVLPTAIGHVEIRDDINRDEILRCLEQLRS comes from the coding sequence ATGGTCGCCTCACCAACTCTGCGTCGGATCTCCGTCGCTCTGGAACGCTACCCCTACGAGGTGGTGATCGGCGCCGGTGGGCTGAATCGCCTCGGGGACGAACTGCTGACAGCGGGCATTCAGCCCGGTCGCCGGATCCTTGTGGTCAGCAATCCTGACGTGGCCGGCCCCTACGGAGAGGCGTGTCTGCAGAGCCTGGCCCAGCAGGGCTTCCATGCCGACCTGCTGGTGATTGATGCGGGGGAAGACCGAAAAACGCCAGCCACGGTTGCCGCCATCCACGACGCTGCCTTCGAACGGCACCTGGAGCGCAGCTCGTTGATGCTGGCCCTGGGGGGAGGGGTTGTCGGAGACATGACCGGCTTCGCAGCAGCCACCTGGTTGCGTGGAATCCGGGTGATTCAGGTTCCCACCACTCTGCTGGCGATGGTCGATGCCGCCATCGGCGGCAAGACAGGGGTGAACCATCCCGGCGGCAAAAATCTGATCGGCGCCTTTCACCAGCCGAGTCTGGTGCTGATCGATCCTGAGACGCTCAACACCTTGCCCATCAGGGAGTTCCGGGCGGGCATGGCGGAGGTAATCAAATATGGAATTCTTGGCGATCCCGATCTTTTCCACTGCCTGGAGGAAGGGCCTGAACCCGATTCAGCTCCGGGCCTGGGCAGCGGCCGGCTTGAAATCATTCTGGAACGATCGGCAGCGGCCAAAGCACGGGTGGTTGCCGCAGATGAACGGGAAGGGGGCCTGCGCGCTGTCCTGAATTACGGCCACACCTTTGGCCACGTGGTGGAAACCCTCTGTGGATACGGCACCTGGCTGCACGGAGAAGCGGTGGCGATCGGGATGGTGGCCGTTGGCCAGCTGGCCTTGAACCGTGGCAGCTGGACCGAGAAGGACGCCGAGCGCCAGAAGCAATTGATCCAGCGCTGCGGTCTGCCGACCGCGTGGCCGGATCTCAACCCTGATGCGGTGCTGCGCACTCTTCAGGGGGATAAGAAGGTGAAGGACGGTCGGTTGCGATTCGTGCTGCCCACAGCCATTGGCCATGTGGAGATCCGCGATGACATCAACCGGGATGAGATCCTGCGTTGTCTGGAGCAGTTGCGAAGCTGA
- a CDS encoding SAM-dependent methyltransferase, with protein MATLLHQAGGTVPFRQFMDWALYHPEHGYYGSGRVRIGPQGDFATSPSLGPDFTTLLARQLIDLLRTLPDQSVRLSLVEVGPGEGDLAAELQTALAHLAPDLIERCELVLVERSPALRQRQRQRLAGLGGCPVRWCSIEELQASPVQGVVLAHELLDAFPVDRLVVHQGELQLQGVVLAEQDQLAWTSLSLPSPLEEDLKRSGIDLPPPGSDDGWATEWHVSLRRWFASLASAVSDGALLVIDYALEASRYYAARRADGTLMAYRNGMAGLDPLAHAGEQDLTAHLCIETLTAAAAQHDWQLRDQRRQGEALLALGLADHLHALQQLPATDLSQALRRREALLRLVDPAALGDFRWLLFSRGARAERFSFATAPDNAGSHPG; from the coding sequence TTGGCAACGCTTCTCCACCAGGCCGGTGGCACGGTTCCCTTCCGCCAATTCATGGACTGGGCCCTATATCACCCGGAGCACGGTTACTACGGATCCGGCCGAGTACGAATCGGCCCCCAGGGTGATTTCGCCACCTCTCCATCGCTGGGCCCTGATTTCACAACTCTGCTGGCCCGACAGCTGATCGATCTGTTGCGCACCCTGCCGGATCAGTCAGTCAGGTTGTCGTTGGTGGAGGTCGGTCCGGGTGAGGGTGATCTTGCGGCTGAACTGCAAACGGCGCTGGCGCACCTGGCCCCCGATCTGATCGAACGCTGTGAGCTTGTTCTCGTCGAACGCAGCCCCGCCCTTCGCCAACGCCAGCGGCAAAGGCTTGCTGGGCTCGGCGGTTGTCCTGTGCGCTGGTGCTCAATCGAGGAGCTTCAGGCCTCACCGGTTCAAGGCGTCGTTCTCGCCCATGAACTGCTCGATGCCTTCCCCGTGGATCGACTTGTGGTTCATCAGGGTGAGCTCCAGCTTCAGGGGGTGGTGCTCGCGGAGCAAGATCAATTGGCCTGGACGTCACTTTCGCTTCCCAGCCCGCTGGAAGAGGACCTCAAGCGCAGTGGGATTGATCTGCCCCCGCCTGGCAGCGATGACGGTTGGGCCACCGAATGGCACGTCAGTCTGCGGCGCTGGTTTGCTTCGCTGGCCTCAGCAGTGTCCGACGGGGCTCTGCTGGTGATCGATTACGCCCTCGAGGCCTCCCGCTACTACGCCGCCCGTCGGGCGGACGGGACGCTCATGGCCTATCGCAACGGAATGGCAGGACTGGATCCCCTGGCCCATGCCGGGGAGCAGGACCTCACCGCCCATCTCTGCATTGAGACCCTCACGGCGGCTGCTGCGCAGCACGATTGGCAGTTACGGGATCAGAGGAGACAGGGCGAAGCGCTGCTTGCCCTCGGTTTGGCCGATCATCTGCACGCCCTGCAGCAATTACCGGCCACAGACCTGTCCCAGGCGCTGCGCCGGAGGGAGGCTCTGCTGCGGCTGGTGGATCCTGCCGCCCTCGGTGACTTCCGCTGGCTCCTGTTCAGCCGCGGAGCCCGAGCGGAACGGTTCAGCTTCGCAACTGCTCCAGACAACGCAGGATCTCATCCCGGTTGA
- a CDS encoding TPM domain-containing protein, which translates to MGTHRIAGLWAVLLTTLITLTGGLPAHAYDNPELLPDHPTPVIDLAKAFTDPQRSTLEKRLNDVEEATGWKLRVLTQYERTPGRAVKEFWGLDESSLLLVADPRGGNLLNFNVGDAFFALMPRTYWVELQTRFGNQYYVKEHGEDGAIVDALNAVAVCLERGGCQVVPGLPLEQWLWTFTTSAVGGLIAGFAAYPRKEGETVAWSWLLLLSPLWVMLFGVFGIAPVITRTSDILPIVRNGVGFLAGAIVAYLIAQATVGRRLNQEPES; encoded by the coding sequence ATGGGAACACATCGCATCGCAGGGCTGTGGGCTGTGCTGCTGACAACCCTGATCACGCTGACGGGAGGGCTTCCGGCCCATGCCTACGACAATCCCGAGCTACTGCCTGACCACCCCACCCCGGTGATCGATCTGGCCAAGGCGTTCACCGATCCCCAACGCTCCACTCTGGAAAAGAGGCTGAATGACGTGGAGGAGGCCACCGGCTGGAAGCTGCGGGTTCTGACGCAATACGAACGCACCCCTGGCCGTGCCGTCAAGGAATTCTGGGGGCTGGACGAAAGCAGTCTGCTGCTGGTGGCGGACCCCCGTGGAGGCAACCTGCTGAATTTCAACGTGGGCGATGCCTTTTTTGCGTTGATGCCCCGCACTTATTGGGTCGAACTGCAGACACGATTCGGCAATCAGTACTACGTGAAGGAGCACGGTGAGGATGGCGCCATCGTTGATGCTCTGAATGCCGTCGCGGTGTGCCTGGAACGGGGCGGATGTCAGGTGGTGCCGGGGCTTCCCCTGGAGCAATGGCTGTGGACATTCACCACCTCAGCCGTGGGTGGACTGATTGCCGGATTTGCCGCTTATCCCCGCAAAGAAGGGGAAACCGTGGCCTGGTCCTGGTTGCTGCTGCTCTCCCCGCTGTGGGTGATGTTGTTCGGCGTGTTCGGCATCGCACCGGTGATCACCCGCACCTCAGACATCCTGCCGATCGTGAGGAATGGGGTCGGTTTCCTGGCGGGCGCCATTGTCGCTTATCTGATCGCTCAGGCGACGGTGGGGCGGCGGCTCAACCAGGAACCGGAAAGCTGA
- a CDS encoding glycoside hydrolase family 104 protein, giving the protein MVIHALIGRQSLIAAVIAGSIPLVVSPAPSTATLLPPNSRAQLLSEPGTAPSRAIPYVITPERRAMLNTIRFAEGTWKGGLDVGYRVMFGGGLMPSLDRHPNRVIYRSRYASAAAGAYQFMPFTWNLVKRSIGVRGFGPEAQDQGALFLIQRRKALGLTDAGTLTPLLTAKLAPEWASFPTLAGRSFYGQPVKKYSRLRSFYTVNLQELRRIRDLKRQQLALELSPPPAICTGSRIACATQL; this is encoded by the coding sequence ATGGTTATCCACGCTCTGATCGGTCGTCAGTCGCTTATCGCGGCCGTCATCGCTGGATCCATTCCGCTTGTTGTCTCGCCAGCGCCGTCCACGGCGACGCTTCTTCCTCCCAATTCCCGTGCTCAGCTGCTGAGTGAGCCCGGCACCGCTCCGTCCAGGGCCATTCCTTATGTGATCACCCCGGAACGCCGGGCGATGCTCAACACCATCCGTTTTGCCGAAGGCACCTGGAAAGGTGGTCTCGATGTGGGGTATCGCGTGATGTTCGGCGGGGGGCTCATGCCTTCGCTCGATCGCCATCCCAACCGCGTGATCTACCGATCGCGCTACGCCAGCGCTGCTGCTGGTGCTTATCAGTTCATGCCGTTCACCTGGAATCTGGTGAAGCGCAGCATCGGTGTTCGGGGCTTTGGTCCTGAAGCGCAGGACCAGGGCGCGTTGTTCCTGATTCAGCGCCGCAAAGCCCTCGGCCTCACTGATGCAGGCACACTCACGCCCCTGCTCACCGCCAAGCTGGCTCCGGAATGGGCTTCATTCCCCACCCTTGCCGGTCGCAGTTTCTATGGTCAGCCCGTCAAGAAGTATTCGCGCCTGCGTTCCTTCTACACCGTGAATCTGCAGGAACTTCGCCGGATCCGAGACCTGAAGCGTCAACAGCTCGCTCTCGAGCTGAGTCCGCCTCCAGCCATCTGCACCGGGTCCCGCATCGCCTGCGCGACCCAGCTCTGA
- a CDS encoding TIGR04168 family protein — protein MTHLRLAIAGDLHGAWGAEDELLLDKLQPDAVLFVGDLSDGDLRLTRRIRSLPHPMAVILGNHDRGRDRSGGVLRQQLAVLDGAHCGWQRLSLDPVPLSIVGGRPCSSGGGFQLSKAVEAVYGPVSLEESVQRITKAAAAVPADQPLVVMAHCGPTGLGSDPSSPCGRDWKSPALDWGDQDLALALDRIARHRIPDLVVFGHMHHQLKRGSGLRQSLVRDRRGTVYLNAACVPRSGRDAGNQQLLHFSWAEFEGPALTHLSHRWYQPDGRLMHQELLPRQEPLAC, from the coding sequence CTGACGCATCTCCGTCTTGCGATTGCAGGAGATCTGCACGGCGCCTGGGGGGCAGAGGATGAGCTTCTGCTGGACAAGCTTCAGCCCGATGCCGTTCTGTTCGTCGGTGATCTCAGTGATGGCGATCTTCGGCTGACTCGGCGCATCCGTTCATTGCCTCACCCCATGGCCGTGATCCTGGGGAACCACGACCGAGGTCGGGATCGCAGCGGCGGGGTGCTTCGGCAGCAACTTGCTGTGCTCGATGGCGCTCACTGCGGCTGGCAACGGCTGAGTCTCGACCCCGTGCCGCTCTCGATCGTGGGGGGACGCCCCTGCAGTTCCGGCGGGGGGTTCCAACTCTCCAAGGCTGTCGAGGCCGTGTACGGACCGGTGTCTTTGGAGGAATCCGTTCAGCGGATCACCAAGGCGGCGGCTGCGGTGCCCGCGGACCAGCCCCTAGTGGTTATGGCCCACTGCGGACCCACCGGTCTCGGTTCGGATCCCTCCAGTCCCTGCGGTCGTGACTGGAAAAGCCCGGCACTGGACTGGGGCGATCAGGATCTGGCCCTGGCTCTCGATCGCATCGCCCGCCATCGCATTCCCGATCTGGTGGTGTTCGGCCACATGCATCACCAGCTCAAACGAGGCTCCGGCCTGCGTCAGAGCCTGGTGCGTGACCGCCGTGGCACGGTTTATCTCAATGCTGCCTGCGTCCCCCGCAGCGGTCGCGACGCCGGGAATCAGCAGTTGTTGCATTTTTCATGGGCTGAATTTGAGGGGCCAGCCCTGACCCACCTCAGCCATCGCTGGTATCAACCCGACGGTCGACTGATGCACCAGGAGCTTCTGCCCCGTCAGGAGCCCCTGGCGTGCTGA
- the nadA gene encoding quinolinate synthase NadA, producing MSADTALVAAINRLRQERNAVILAHYYQEPEIQDIADFIGDSLELSRKAASTDADVIAFCGVHFMAETAKILSPQKTVVLPDLDAGCSLAEDCPAEAFAAFREQHPDHVVVSYINCTAAVKAQSDLICTSSNAVDLVRQLPDDQPVLFAPDQNLGRWVQRQSGRELTLWPGRCIVHETFSEEAVLQLKIEHPEAEVIAHPECQENLLDLADFIGSTSKLLNHTQTSAADTFIVLTEPGILHQMKQRVPSKTLIDVPGLDGCSCNACPYMRLNTLQKLHDCLETLEPAVELNEELRQQALRPIERMLEMSR from the coding sequence ATGAGCGCTGACACCGCCCTCGTTGCGGCGATCAACCGACTCCGGCAGGAGCGCAATGCCGTGATCCTGGCCCACTACTACCAGGAGCCTGAAATCCAGGACATCGCTGACTTCATCGGTGATTCACTCGAGCTGTCCCGCAAGGCCGCCAGCACCGATGCCGATGTGATCGCCTTCTGCGGTGTTCATTTCATGGCGGAGACCGCCAAGATCCTGAGCCCACAGAAAACGGTTGTGCTGCCAGATCTCGATGCCGGCTGTTCCCTGGCCGAGGACTGTCCCGCCGAAGCCTTCGCCGCCTTTCGCGAACAGCACCCAGACCACGTGGTGGTGAGTTACATCAACTGCACCGCCGCCGTGAAGGCCCAGAGCGATCTGATCTGCACCAGCAGCAATGCCGTTGATCTGGTGCGTCAGCTGCCCGATGACCAGCCCGTGCTGTTTGCCCCGGATCAGAACCTCGGGCGCTGGGTGCAACGTCAGAGCGGGCGGGAGCTCACCCTCTGGCCGGGCCGCTGCATCGTCCACGAAACCTTCAGCGAGGAGGCGGTTCTTCAACTCAAGATTGAGCACCCTGAGGCCGAGGTGATTGCTCACCCGGAATGCCAGGAGAACCTTCTGGATCTGGCGGATTTCATCGGGTCCACCAGCAAGTTGCTGAACCACACCCAAACCAGCGCGGCTGACACCTTCATCGTGCTGACCGAGCCTGGGATCCTGCATCAGATGAAGCAGCGGGTGCCATCCAAAACCCTGATCGATGTTCCCGGGCTGGATGGCTGCAGCTGCAATGCCTGCCCGTACATGCGACTGAACACCCTGCAGAAGCTGCACGATTGCCTGGAGACCCTCGAGCCGGCGGTGGAACTCAACGAGGAGCTGCGCCAGCAGGCCCTCAGGCCGATCGAACGGATGCTGGAGATGAGTCGCTAA
- a CDS encoding ligase-associated DNA damage response exonuclease — translation MIERTDEGLYCQAADAWVDPWRPVPRALITHAHADHARPGCGEYWAVASSEGVLRQRLGKDITLHPVQYGEEHWLGQCRVSFHSAGHVLGSAQIRLEVDGEVWVVSGDYKRDADPSCEPFEPVPCDVLITEATFGLPIYRWQAGADVAEDIRAWWQGDRQRPSLLFCYAFGKAQRLMAELNAIGVNEEVLLHGAVETVTRHYREAAVPMTPSRPVSDLPRSDDLAGRLVLAPPSAHRSSWMRRFRSPQTGFASGWMAVRGARRRRGYERGFVLSDHADWPGLIQTVRQSGARKVYVTHGQSDVLARYLREIEGIEAEPLETLFEGEVD, via the coding sequence GTGATTGAACGCACGGATGAAGGGCTGTACTGCCAGGCCGCCGATGCCTGGGTCGATCCCTGGCGTCCGGTACCCCGAGCCCTGATCACCCATGCCCATGCCGACCACGCCCGTCCCGGATGCGGTGAGTACTGGGCTGTGGCCAGCAGTGAAGGCGTGCTCCGTCAACGCCTCGGCAAGGACATCACCCTGCACCCGGTTCAGTACGGCGAGGAGCACTGGCTGGGGCAATGCCGGGTGTCGTTCCACAGCGCCGGCCACGTGCTCGGATCAGCCCAGATCCGTCTGGAGGTGGATGGTGAAGTGTGGGTGGTGAGCGGGGACTACAAGCGGGATGCCGATCCCAGCTGCGAGCCCTTTGAACCGGTCCCCTGCGACGTGCTCATCACGGAGGCCACCTTCGGGCTGCCGATTTATCGCTGGCAGGCCGGGGCGGATGTCGCCGAAGACATCCGCGCCTGGTGGCAGGGGGACAGGCAGAGACCATCGCTGCTGTTCTGTTATGCCTTCGGCAAGGCGCAGCGGCTGATGGCGGAGCTCAACGCCATCGGCGTGAATGAGGAGGTGCTGCTGCACGGTGCTGTTGAAACCGTGACCCGTCACTACCGGGAAGCAGCTGTACCGATGACACCCAGCCGACCGGTCAGTGATCTTCCGAGATCAGACGACCTGGCCGGACGCCTGGTGCTGGCACCGCCCTCGGCCCATCGCTCCAGCTGGATGCGTCGCTTCCGTTCCCCGCAGACGGGCTTCGCTTCAGGCTGGATGGCCGTCCGGGGGGCCCGGCGGCGCCGAGGTTACGAGCGGGGGTTCGTGCTCAGTGATCACGCCGACTGGCCTGGACTGATTCAGACGGTGCGTCAGTCCGGAGCCAGGAAGGTTTACGTCACCCACGGCCAGAGCGACGTGCTGGCCCGTTATCTGCGCGAGATCGAGGGGATCGAAGCGGAGCCCCTCGAAACCCTGTTCGAAGGAGAGGTGGACTAA
- a CDS encoding GAF domain-containing protein — protein sequence MSQSWGSVVAAPKPINEAERLRALSEYRILGTKPEESFDNITSMAAMICHAPIALISLVDQSRQWFKSRVGCDQQETERDISFCAHTILSPKPLIVEDALLDQRFQDNPLVKEDPHIRLYAGFPLNTPNQQRIGTLCVIDRMPKSLTSVQIHVMQRLANQVVILLELRHKSLGLLEEFCKLQDNKGLICSCSYCRKIRDGNGSWQPFEDYMMRHSTLNFSHGICQGCMSKHFPEVSRAGC from the coding sequence ATGAGTCAGTCCTGGGGGTCTGTGGTAGCTGCGCCCAAGCCCATCAACGAAGCTGAGCGGCTCCGCGCACTCAGCGAATACAGAATTCTTGGAACAAAGCCGGAAGAGAGTTTCGACAACATCACCAGCATGGCGGCCATGATCTGCCATGCCCCGATCGCCCTGATCTCCCTGGTCGATCAAAGTCGTCAGTGGTTCAAATCCCGCGTGGGATGTGATCAGCAGGAAACAGAACGCGACATCTCGTTCTGCGCACACACGATTCTGAGCCCAAAGCCATTAATTGTTGAAGATGCCTTATTGGATCAACGGTTCCAGGACAACCCGTTGGTAAAGGAGGATCCCCACATCCGTCTCTATGCCGGCTTTCCACTGAACACACCAAATCAACAGAGGATTGGAACACTCTGTGTGATTGATCGCATGCCCAAGTCTCTGACAAGTGTTCAGATTCACGTGATGCAACGACTGGCAAATCAAGTGGTCATTTTATTGGAATTGCGCCATAAATCCCTTGGTCTTCTGGAGGAGTTCTGCAAACTGCAAGACAACAAAGGCCTGATCTGCAGTTGCAGTTACTGCCGCAAAATCAGGGATGGCAACGGAAGCTGGCAGCCCTTCGAGGACTACATGATGCGGCACAGCACCCTGAACTTCAGCCATGGAATCTGCCAGGGCTGCATGAGCAAGCACTTTCCCGAGGTCAGCCGGGCAGGCTGTTGA
- a CDS encoding YdcF family protein — translation MAYLLSKLLPLLVLPLGAALGLLACAVVLRRRWLVAAAMALLWIFSTDVVSQLLWRWVEHPWQRRSVARAPRADAIVVLSGGRHPAPGSDRISEWHDPDRFLAGVALFQAGRASRLLFTRGQNPFHPGLPPEGELYRAEAVDLGVPVTSIGLTDRVTNTAQEAEAIRRLLPQDQPTVLLVTSAFHMRRAQVLFERQGLTVQPYPVDFQARAPWAGSIWNDSLQWLPRSRSLDDSSRALRELMGRLVYRSW, via the coding sequence GTGGCCTATCTGCTCTCCAAGCTTCTGCCGCTTCTTGTGCTTCCCCTGGGAGCGGCTCTGGGACTGCTCGCTTGTGCCGTCGTGCTTCGTCGCCGCTGGCTGGTGGCTGCGGCCATGGCGCTGCTGTGGATTTTTAGCACCGATGTTGTGTCCCAGCTGCTGTGGCGATGGGTGGAACATCCCTGGCAACGGCGCTCCGTGGCGAGGGCACCGCGGGCTGATGCCATCGTCGTGCTGAGTGGTGGACGCCATCCAGCTCCGGGTTCCGATCGGATCAGCGAGTGGCACGATCCGGATCGTTTCCTGGCTGGCGTTGCTCTGTTCCAGGCAGGGCGCGCCTCACGCTTGCTCTTCACCCGTGGGCAGAACCCATTTCATCCTGGTCTGCCGCCGGAGGGTGAGCTCTATCGGGCTGAGGCTGTGGACCTGGGTGTGCCGGTGACATCGATCGGGCTGACGGATCGTGTGACGAACACTGCTCAGGAAGCGGAAGCGATCCGTCGTCTGCTTCCCCAGGATCAGCCAACAGTTCTCCTGGTCACCAGTGCCTTCCACATGCGTCGTGCTCAGGTGCTGTTTGAACGTCAGGGACTGACGGTGCAGCCCTATCCGGTGGATTTCCAGGCCCGCGCCCCCTGGGCCGGATCCATCTGGAATGACTCGCTGCAATGGTTACCCCGTTCTCGCAGCCTGGATGACAGTTCCCGGGCACTTCGGGAGTTGATGGGACGCCTGGTTTATCGCAGTTGGTGA